One window of the Dreissena polymorpha isolate Duluth1 chromosome 5, UMN_Dpol_1.0, whole genome shotgun sequence genome contains the following:
- the LOC127882273 gene encoding uncharacterized protein LOC127882273 isoform X2, whose product MNHAVECSTVCKASTYAVLKGHMCFCLRDIRDLVPLDARECDLQCPGAPGEMCGGPRGAVSVYSMGGVNGFKETDSEKTSLQEQTVHEMSRSDWKNCVYILKHDTPVWITTDCRKTLPFLCKIYRERGTIIEYKSPRRKTGSWLEARAMCREEGGTLADIHSNNMAAVQALPNHSEYWVGLYRNTSWTWHTDDVIETPLWCTTVVEDKVGELQFQTETCSMPHDFVCQIPIPVAKADASHLVVYVVCGSVVWVLAVVTGIVVFCMLRRRGWCRKNDTTGLSQSSYLDMDDQTPRLRPATSRPPRPLSHSYVNSDVSNAPSSSRTSQFSNDSPPLKSKSAHAQDKPKPAIGNEYASVCMSKIQSEGKEFDRLETGACASGYKNAEGF is encoded by the exons ATGAACCACGCGGTCGAGTGCTCCACAGTGTGCAAGGCATCCACATACGCCGTGCTGAAG ggccaCATGTGTTTCTGCCTGAGAGATATACGGGATCTTGTACCCCTTGACGCCCGGGAGTGCGACCTGCAGTGCCCGGGGGCACCCGGGGAGATGTGCGGAGGGCCCCGGGGAGCCGTGTCCGTTTACAGCATGGGCGGGGTCAACGGTTTTAAAG AGACCGACAGTGAGAAGACGTCATTGCAAGAACAAACTGTACATG AGATGAGTCGCTCCGACTGGAAAAACTGCGTGTATATCCTGAAGCACGACACCCCGGTCTGGATCACCACCGACTGTCGGAAGACCCTGCCCTTCCTCTGCAAGATAT ATCGCGAACGGGGTACCATCATAGAGTACAAGAGTCCCCGCCGGAAGACCGGCTCCTGGTTGGAGGCGCGCGCAATGTGCCGCGAGGAGGGCGGCACGCTGGCGGACATCCATAGCAACAACATGGCGGCGGTCCAGGCACTGCCCAATCACAGCGAGTACTGGGTGGGGCTCTACAGGAACACGTCCTGGACATGGCACACAG ATGACGTCATAGAAACGCCGCTGTGGTGCACCACGGTGGTAGAGGACAAGGTTGGGGAGCTGCAGTTCCAGACTGAGACATGCAGTATGCCGCATGACTTCGTCTGTCAAATAC CTATTCCAGTAGCAAAAGCTGATG CGTCCCACCTCGTGGTGTACGTCGTCTGCGGTTCCGTGGTGTGGGTGTTGGCAGTGGTTACCGGCATCGTCGTGTTCTGTATGCTGAGACGCAG GGGTTGGTGTCGAAAGAACGACACTACTGGCCTAAGTCAAAGCAGTTACCTGGACATGGATGACCAAACTCCGAGGCTCCGACCAGCTACTTCAAGACCGCCACGCCCCCTTTCGCATTCTTACGTCAACAGTGACGTCTCAAATGCACCAAGTTCTTCGCGTACGTCACAGTTTTCCAATGACAGCCCACCACTGAAGTCAAAATCAGCGCATGCGCAAGACAAACCTAAGCCTGCGATCGGTAACGAGTACGCAAGCGTGTGCATGTCGAAGATCCAATCAGAAGGCAAGGAATTCGATCGCTTGGAAACTGGCGCATGCGCATCGGGATATAAAAACGCAGAAG GATTCTGA
- the LOC127882273 gene encoding uncharacterized protein LOC127882273 isoform X1 gives MNHAVECSTVCKASTYAVLKGHMCFCLRDIRDLVPLDARECDLQCPGAPGEMCGGPRGAVSVYSMGGVNGFKETDSEKTSLQEQTVHEMSRSDWKNCVYILKHDTPVWITTDCRKTLPFLCKIYRERGTIIEYKSPRRKTGSWLEARAMCREEGGTLADIHSNNMAAVQALPNHSEYWVGLYRNTSWTWHTDDVIETPLWCTTVVEDKVGELQFQTETCSMPHDFVCQIPIPVAKADASHLVVYVVCGSVVWVLAVVTGIVVFCMLRRRGWCRKNDTTGLSQSSYLDMDDQTPRLRPATSRPPRPLSHSYVNSDVSNAPSSSRTSQFSNDSPPLKSKSAHAQDKPKPAIGNEYASVCMSKIQSEGKEFDRLETGACASGYKNAEGEYDIVWDSEKFSKHLKMFGCNSDSSRNSTTSENVYTDIEKVSSSEYEENTDSEYISMPCQLFPPSELFGEHQIEGDGKQSLCRKKSQSL, from the exons ATGAACCACGCGGTCGAGTGCTCCACAGTGTGCAAGGCATCCACATACGCCGTGCTGAAG ggccaCATGTGTTTCTGCCTGAGAGATATACGGGATCTTGTACCCCTTGACGCCCGGGAGTGCGACCTGCAGTGCCCGGGGGCACCCGGGGAGATGTGCGGAGGGCCCCGGGGAGCCGTGTCCGTTTACAGCATGGGCGGGGTCAACGGTTTTAAAG AGACCGACAGTGAGAAGACGTCATTGCAAGAACAAACTGTACATG AGATGAGTCGCTCCGACTGGAAAAACTGCGTGTATATCCTGAAGCACGACACCCCGGTCTGGATCACCACCGACTGTCGGAAGACCCTGCCCTTCCTCTGCAAGATAT ATCGCGAACGGGGTACCATCATAGAGTACAAGAGTCCCCGCCGGAAGACCGGCTCCTGGTTGGAGGCGCGCGCAATGTGCCGCGAGGAGGGCGGCACGCTGGCGGACATCCATAGCAACAACATGGCGGCGGTCCAGGCACTGCCCAATCACAGCGAGTACTGGGTGGGGCTCTACAGGAACACGTCCTGGACATGGCACACAG ATGACGTCATAGAAACGCCGCTGTGGTGCACCACGGTGGTAGAGGACAAGGTTGGGGAGCTGCAGTTCCAGACTGAGACATGCAGTATGCCGCATGACTTCGTCTGTCAAATAC CTATTCCAGTAGCAAAAGCTGATG CGTCCCACCTCGTGGTGTACGTCGTCTGCGGTTCCGTGGTGTGGGTGTTGGCAGTGGTTACCGGCATCGTCGTGTTCTGTATGCTGAGACGCAG GGGTTGGTGTCGAAAGAACGACACTACTGGCCTAAGTCAAAGCAGTTACCTGGACATGGATGACCAAACTCCGAGGCTCCGACCAGCTACTTCAAGACCGCCACGCCCCCTTTCGCATTCTTACGTCAACAGTGACGTCTCAAATGCACCAAGTTCTTCGCGTACGTCACAGTTTTCCAATGACAGCCCACCACTGAAGTCAAAATCAGCGCATGCGCAAGACAAACCTAAGCCTGCGATCGGTAACGAGTACGCAAGCGTGTGCATGTCGAAGATCCAATCAGAAGGCAAGGAATTCGATCGCTTGGAAACTGGCGCATGCGCATCGGGATATAAAAACGCAGAAGGTGAATACGATATTGTTTGGGATTCTGAAAAGTTCTCAAAACACCTCAAAATGTTTGGTTGCAATTCCGATTCGAGCAGAAATTCCACGACGTCAGAAAATGTTTATACTGATATAGAAAAAGTAAGCTCGTCTGAATATGAGGAAAATACCGATAGTGAATATATTTCCATGCCGTGTCAACTGTTTCCGCCGAGTGAATTGTTTGGTGAACATCAGATTGAAGGCGACGGGAAACAGTCGCTTTGTCGTAAAAAATCGCAGAGTTTATAA
- the LOC127831464 gene encoding proton-associated sugar transporter A-like, with product MSLGILTSKLQALKTLKDHEYVQRLKQLDYIQSIQDVTKKIVPDLSGTEEGDYSHVQTRKSRAQLIRLSAAVCGIELCYAAETAFVSPILLKLGVPVAFMTLVWCLSPLLGFFLVPIMGSLSDRCPLKLGRRRPFIVIFSTGIIIGLILVPNGDTLGTLAGDSGLKDNVNVSQFVDATFVRKINSTNDLLMFNNGTSVIVRSNFSPQWPSPDTLPPRHLFGILLTILGVALLDFNCDACQSPCRTYLLDISVPEDHSRGLTSFTVMAGLGGSFGYLMGGIDWEATSFGAALGGHVRVVFTGVLVMFIVCVILTLTSFKEIPLKELGDAKEQVQKRVKTVKKAKYRKFVNESSEEETDVNETKESVVSYGTLGEYGATSGPNAHDINGIKPDSNKASTDDVHTKVDSNTKNETMMMHEMNMMQKQSSINVESLLKEVSLKTYLRSIIRLPRSMVILCITNLFCWMSLVCYSLYFTDFVGQSVFHGNPRAPKGSPEHELYDEGVRLGSFGMSLYSLSCAIYSMTVEYLVDRFTARPVYVCGQLVYTIGMVILAATRHPAAVILLSPCAGIMYATLFTMPYLLVARYHTSGQFGESPGTEAVRGLGTDVALVSSMVFLAQFLLSLIMGALVHVAGSTVTIVIAAAVLSFCGAACATQVTYLDL from the exons ATGTCTCTGGGAATACTTACGTCCAAGCTTCAGGCGTTAAAAACGCTGAAGGATCACGAATACGTCCAGCGACTCAAACAGCTCGACTACATCCAGAGTATCCAAGATGTGACTAAGAAAATTGTTCCGGACTTAAGTGGCACGGAGGAAGGGGACTACTCGCACGTGCAGACCCGTAAATCTCGCGCACAGTTGATCAGGCTTAGCGCTGCTGTTTGTGGAATAGAGTTGTGTTACGCGGCCGAGACTGCATTTGTTAGTCCAATACTTCTCAAACTCGGTGTACCCGTTGCCTTTATGACTTTGGTATGGTGCTTGAGCCCGCTGCTCGGGTTTTTCCTTGTTCCAATTATGGGCTCACTAAGTGATCGATGCCCACTCAAACTTGGCCGTCGCCGTCCGTTTATTGTGATATTCTCCACGGGAATTATAATCGGTCTCATTTTGGTTCCCAACGGCGATACACTCGGCACGCTTGCCGGTGATTCTGGGCTTAAGGACAACGTTAACGTTTCCCAGTTTGTTGACGCCACATTCGTCCGTAAAATTAACTCGACCAATGATCTCCTTATGTTCAACAACGGCACATCCGTTATAGTGCGGTCAAATTTCAGCCCGCAATGGCCTTCGCCAGACACGCTGCCACCGAGGCACCTATTCGGAATACTTCTAACAATTCTTGGTGTTGCGTTATTAGATTTTAACTGCGACGCATGTCAGTCGCCTTGCAGGACGTATCTGTTGGACATAAGCGTACCGGAAGACCATTCGAGGGGCCTGACGTCATTCACCGTCATGGCTGGCCTTGGCGGAAGTTTCGGGTACCTGATGGGTGGGATAGACTGGGAGGCCACGAGCTTCGGTGCGGCATTGGGGGGTCACGTGCGTGTAGTGTTCACGGGAGTCCTGGTGATGTTCATTGTGTGTGTCATTCTGACATTGACAAGCTTTAAAGAGATTCCGTTGAAGGAACTTGGTGATGCCAAAGAGCAAGTTCAGAAACGCGTGAAGACGGTTAAAAAGGCGAAATATAGGAAGTTTGTGAACGAAAGTTCCGAGGAAGAAACCGACGTGAATGAAACTAAAGAAAGCGTAGTGTCGTATGGAACGTTGGGTGAGTATGGAGCGACTAGTGGTCCGAACGCTCACGATATCAATGGTATTAAACCTGATTCCAATAAAGCCAGTACGGATGACGTCCACACAAAGGTCGATTCAAATACGAAAAATGAGACAATGATGATGCATGAGATGAACATGATGCAGAAACAGTCTTCGATTAACGTTGAAAGCCTACTGAAAGAAGTGTCACTGAAGACTTACCTGCGATCGATTATCAGACTACCAAGGTCAATGGTAATCCTCTGCATCACAAATCTCTTCTGTTGGATGTCTCTCGTCTGCTACTCGCTCTACTTCACCGACTTCGTGGGGCAGTCGGTATTTCACGGAAACCCCCGAGCGCCTAAGGGAAGTCCCGAACATGAGCTCTACGACGAAGGTGTCAGACTGGGCTCATTCGGAATGTCTCTGTACTCACTGTCGTGCGCTATCTACTCAATGACTGTGGAATATCTTGTGGACAGATTTA CTGCGAGGCCAGTCTATGTTTGCGGCCAGTTGGTCTACACGATTGGCATGGTTATTCTGGCTGCGACGCGCCATCCCGCGGCTGTCATCCTGCTGTCCCCGTGCGCGGGGATCATGTACGCCACCCTGTTCACTATGCCGTACCTGCTGGTCGCCCGCTACCATACTAGCGGACAG ttCGGAGAGTCCCCGGGGACAGAGGCGGTCCGCGGACTGGGCACTGACGTGGCGCTCGTGAGCAGCATGGTGTTCCTGGCGCAATTCCTGCTCTCGCTCATCATGGGCGCTCTCGTGCACGTGGCGGGCAGTACCGTCACCATAGTAATCGCCGCCGCCGTCCTTAGCTTCTGTGGCGCCGCGTGCGCCACGCAGGTCACGTACCTCGACCTTTGA